A genomic segment from Actinomadura hallensis encodes:
- a CDS encoding ABC transporter permease, with protein sequence MTASVTERTGSTGGRGGSARERAETFTGTFRLARLALRRDRVQLPSWLLGLTAVTGLVASSMSGLYGTEREQAAYARSNAASAVSRVFNGIVPEPNLGAVITAETFSLLAVLAALMNVFAVVRHTRQNEETGRAEMIGATVVGRHAPLTAALLVALGADAALAVLVAAALVAAGLPAAGSLLLGAAIGATGAAFAGVAAVTAQICESARAANGIASASLGLAYLLRGAGDGLAEPGADGLTASSLWPSWLSPLGWGQQAQPFAADRPWPLLLHAALLAALVAAAYRLTDHRDVGTGMLPVRRGPATAPRALLSPLGLAWRLQRGVLYGWAAGMLVVGAMLGAVGDQAEELLGTSDGLTEAIGKLGGTGDLVDVYFAAMLGLTGVIVAGYTVQALLRMRAEETGPLEAVLATAVSRPRWMASHIVCAVAGTAVVLAVHGLANAVAYCVAAGSADRLPALLGAAMVQLPATLTLAGFVIAAIGLLPKWSVAISWAALTACVLIGQVGPIVELPQWAANVSPYTHTPALPSSDLTAAPLVALGAVAAVLAAAGLVSFRRRDLTF encoded by the coding sequence ATGACCGCGTCCGTCACCGAGCGCACCGGGTCCACCGGCGGGCGTGGCGGGTCCGCCCGCGAGCGCGCCGAGACGTTCACCGGCACCTTCCGGCTGGCGCGGCTGGCGCTGCGCCGCGACCGCGTGCAGCTGCCGTCGTGGCTGCTCGGCCTGACCGCGGTGACCGGGCTGGTGGCGTCCAGCATGTCCGGCCTCTACGGGACGGAGCGCGAGCAGGCCGCCTACGCCCGGTCGAACGCGGCCAGCGCCGTGTCCCGGGTGTTCAACGGGATCGTCCCTGAACCGAACTTGGGCGCCGTCATCACCGCCGAGACCTTCAGCCTTCTCGCCGTCCTGGCCGCGCTGATGAACGTCTTCGCCGTGGTGCGGCACACCCGGCAGAACGAGGAGACCGGGCGCGCCGAGATGATCGGCGCGACGGTCGTCGGGCGGCACGCGCCGCTGACCGCCGCGCTCCTGGTCGCGCTCGGCGCCGACGCGGCCCTGGCGGTGCTGGTGGCCGCGGCGCTGGTCGCCGCGGGACTGCCCGCCGCCGGGTCGCTGCTGCTCGGCGCCGCGATCGGCGCGACCGGCGCCGCGTTCGCGGGCGTCGCGGCCGTGACGGCGCAGATCTGCGAGAGCGCGCGCGCCGCCAACGGCATCGCGTCCGCCTCGCTCGGGCTCGCCTACCTGCTGCGCGGCGCCGGCGACGGCCTCGCCGAACCCGGGGCCGACGGGCTGACGGCGAGCAGCCTGTGGCCGTCGTGGCTCTCGCCGCTCGGGTGGGGGCAGCAGGCCCAGCCGTTCGCCGCGGACCGGCCCTGGCCGCTGCTGCTGCACGCCGCGCTGCTGGCCGCGCTGGTCGCGGCGGCGTACCGGCTCACCGACCACCGCGACGTGGGCACCGGCATGCTGCCGGTGCGCCGCGGCCCGGCCACCGCGCCGCGCGCCCTGCTCAGCCCGCTCGGCCTGGCCTGGCGGCTGCAGCGCGGCGTGCTGTACGGATGGGCGGCCGGGATGCTGGTGGTCGGCGCGATGCTCGGCGCGGTCGGCGACCAGGCCGAGGAGCTGCTCGGCACCAGCGACGGGCTCACCGAGGCGATCGGCAAGCTGGGCGGCACGGGCGACCTCGTGGACGTGTACTTCGCCGCGATGCTGGGCCTCACCGGCGTGATCGTCGCCGGGTACACCGTCCAGGCGCTGCTGCGGATGCGGGCCGAGGAGACCGGCCCGCTGGAGGCGGTGCTGGCCACGGCGGTCAGCAGGCCCCGGTGGATGGCCTCCCACATCGTCTGCGCCGTGGCCGGGACGGCGGTCGTCCTCGCGGTTCATGGGCTCGCCAACGCGGTGGCCTACTGCGTCGCGGCGGGCTCGGCGGACAGGCTGCCCGCGCTGCTCGGCGCGGCCATGGTGCAGCTGCCGGCGACGCTCACGCTCGCCGGGTTCGTCATCGCGGCGATCGGCCTGCTGCCGAAGTGGTCGGTGGCGATCTCCTGGGCGGCGCTGACCGCGTGCGTGCTGATCGGGCAGGTCGGGCCGATCGTGGAGCTGCCGCAGTGGGCCGCGAACGTGTCGCCCTACACCCACACCCCGGCGCTTCCCTCGTCCGACCTCACGGCCGCGCCGCTGGTCGCGCTGGGCGCGGTCGCCGCGGTGCTCGCCGCCGCCGGGCTGGTGTCCTTCCGCCGCCGCGACCTGACCTTCTGA
- a CDS encoding ABC transporter ATP-binding protein: MTDAIRVNELTKTFGDVRALDRLDLTVRTGEVHGFLGPNGAGKSTAIRVLLGLLRRDSGEVSVLGGDPWRDAVELHRRLAYVPGDVNLWGNLSGGEAIDLFGSLRGGLDRARRDELIRRFQLDPAKRCRTYSKGNRQKVALVAAFASDVELYVLDEPTSGLDPLMEAVFQECVAEVKERGRTVLLSSHILAEVEKLCDGVSIIRDGRTVESGTLAELRHLTRTTMTVRTAVPLTGLERIEGVHDLRLDADGTGAAFEVQTGAMADVHRYLAERGVQDLVSHPPTLEELFMRHYDDRTGDAAPVEAVR; the protein is encoded by the coding sequence ATGACCGATGCGATTCGGGTGAACGAACTGACGAAGACGTTCGGCGACGTGCGGGCGCTCGACCGGCTCGACCTGACCGTCCGCACCGGTGAGGTGCACGGGTTCCTGGGCCCGAACGGCGCGGGGAAGTCGACCGCGATCCGCGTGCTGCTCGGCCTGCTGCGCCGCGACTCGGGCGAGGTGAGCGTGCTCGGCGGCGACCCCTGGCGGGACGCGGTCGAGCTGCACCGCCGGCTGGCGTACGTCCCCGGGGACGTGAACCTGTGGGGCAACCTGTCGGGCGGGGAGGCGATCGACCTGTTCGGCTCCCTGCGCGGCGGGCTCGACCGCGCCCGCCGCGACGAGCTGATCCGGCGCTTCCAGCTCGACCCCGCCAAGCGGTGCCGCACCTACTCCAAGGGCAACCGGCAGAAGGTGGCCCTGGTCGCGGCGTTCGCGTCCGACGTGGAGCTGTACGTCCTGGACGAGCCGACGTCCGGGCTCGACCCGCTGATGGAGGCGGTGTTCCAGGAGTGCGTCGCCGAGGTGAAGGAGCGCGGGCGCACCGTCCTGCTGTCCAGCCACATCCTCGCCGAGGTCGAGAAGCTGTGCGACGGCGTGTCCATCATCCGCGACGGCCGCACGGTCGAGTCCGGCACGCTGGCCGAGCTGCGCCACCTGACCCGCACGACGATGACCGTGCGGACGGCGGTGCCGCTCACCGGCCTGGAGCGCATCGAAGGCGTCCACGACCTGCGTCTCGACGCCGACGGCACGGGGGCCGCCTTCGAGGTGCAGACCGGCGCGATGGCGGACGTCCACCGGTACCTCGCGGAACGCGGGGTCCAGGACCTCGTCAGCCATCCGCCCACGCTCGAGGAGCTGTTCATGCGGCACTACGACGACCGGACCGGGGACGCCGCCCCGGTGGAGGCCGTCCGATGA
- a CDS encoding TetR family transcriptional regulator, translated as MNEKKSPDTRARILETALDLFSERGYQACSMREIADRLQITKAAVFYHFPSKAALLATLSEPLSEGLDEVLARARRIEDRVAARRALIEGTLDVYIENRRLLNVIMQDLSVLGQERAFQYFIDLMRRIHDAFAGPYPDITVRVRTVQIFAMLGDPVFLCRDVPVDRLRAEILAGVWTLLDDPTTSGLVTREEAGLEPRAPSPPRRRPGRPSVMDEQKARLARRMYAEGAYGVGEIAERLGVSRATVYRHLNEPTAPRP; from the coding sequence GTGAACGAGAAGAAGTCTCCGGACACCCGGGCCCGGATCCTGGAGACCGCGCTCGACCTGTTCTCCGAGCGCGGCTACCAGGCGTGCTCGATGCGGGAGATCGCGGACCGGCTGCAGATCACCAAGGCGGCCGTCTTCTACCACTTCCCGTCCAAGGCGGCCCTGCTGGCGACCCTGAGCGAGCCGCTCTCGGAGGGGCTGGACGAGGTGCTGGCCCGCGCACGGCGCATCGAGGACCGGGTGGCGGCGCGGCGCGCGCTCATCGAGGGCACCCTCGACGTCTACATCGAGAACCGCAGGCTCCTGAACGTGATCATGCAGGACCTGTCGGTGCTGGGCCAGGAGCGCGCGTTCCAGTACTTCATCGACCTGATGCGGCGCATCCACGACGCCTTCGCCGGCCCGTACCCGGACATCACCGTCCGCGTCCGGACGGTGCAGATCTTCGCGATGCTCGGCGACCCGGTGTTCCTCTGCCGGGACGTCCCGGTCGACAGGTTGCGCGCGGAGATCCTGGCCGGGGTGTGGACGCTGCTGGACGACCCCACCACGTCCGGCCTGGTCACCAGGGAGGAGGCGGGCCTGGAGCCGCGCGCGCCGAGCCCGCCCCGGCGGCGTCCCGGCCGGCCCAGCGTCATGGACGAGCAGAAGGCGCGGCTGGCCCGGCGCATGTACGCGGAGGGCGCCTACGGCGTGGGCGAGATCGCCGAGCGCCTCGGCGTCTCCCGCGCTACGGTCTACCGCCACCTGAACGAGCCCACCGCACCCCGCCCCTGA
- a CDS encoding DUF3040 domain-containing protein, whose amino-acid sequence MGLSEYEQTVLRRLDADLDREDPRLRRLLNDFRPPGLETPGAETPDCAAPGPGTPGPGASDPGPSATWRPPRAAVVLAAVLLAGATFMLTGLTLVMRQPCPAAATPATTEVTGSSRTSGPAGERPASPAPDRDAGARPSTPSTC is encoded by the coding sequence ATGGGCCTGTCGGAGTACGAGCAGACGGTGCTGCGACGGCTCGACGCCGACCTCGACCGGGAGGACCCGCGGTTGAGGCGGCTGCTGAACGACTTCCGCCCGCCCGGCCTCGAAACGCCCGGCGCCGAGACGCCCGACTGTGCGGCGCCCGGCCCCGGAACGCCCGGTCCCGGGGCGTCCGACCCCGGCCCGTCCGCCACCTGGCGGCCGCCGCGGGCGGCGGTCGTCCTGGCGGCGGTCCTGCTCGCGGGCGCGACGTTCATGCTGACCGGGCTGACCCTGGTGATGCGGCAGCCCTGCCCGGCCGCCGCGACGCCGGCCACCACCGAGGTCACGGGTTCCTCGCGGACATCCGGGCCGGCCGGGGAACGCCCCGCCTCGCCGGCGCCGGACCGCGATGCCGGGGCCCGGCCGTCCACGCCGTCCACATGCTGA
- the ctaD gene encoding cytochrome c oxidase subunit I produces MTAPARRAKGRVIADWLSTTDHKKIGYLYLIASFVFFSLAGLMAMVVRGELAEPGLQVVSNEQYNQMFTMHGTIMMFFFATPLFAGFANVIMPLQIGAPDVAFPRLNALSFWLFLFGALIAVSAFLTSEGAASFGWTGYPPLSDDVRSPELGGDLWAGGLIMSGFGTIMGAVNFITTIIGLRAPGMTMFRMPIFTWNILFTSILVLLTFPVLAAAMFGLWADRLLDSHIYDPSHGGELMWQHLFWFFGHPEVYIVALPFFGIITEVVPVFSRKPLFGYIGMVFATITITGLSMTVWAHHMFATGLVLLPFFSFLSFLIAIPTGIKFFNWVGTMWRGQIVLKSPMVWALGFLVTFLFGGLTGVILASPPLDFQTHDSYFVIAHFHYVLFGTVVFAMFAGFSFWWPKMTGKMLDERLSMIHFAMLFVGFHTTFLVQHWLGVAGMPRRYADYPEEFATLNLVSSAGALLLGLSTFPFLWNVWRTARKGQDVNVDDPWGYGNSLEWATSCPPPRHNFTAIPLIRSERPAFDMRYPRLGATKQENIPAGEG; encoded by the coding sequence ATGACCGCGCCGGCGCGGAGGGCGAAAGGCCGGGTGATCGCCGACTGGTTGTCCACCACCGACCACAAGAAGATCGGCTACCTGTACCTGATCGCCTCGTTCGTGTTCTTCTCCCTGGCCGGGCTGATGGCCATGGTCGTCCGCGGGGAGCTGGCGGAGCCGGGCCTGCAGGTGGTGAGCAACGAGCAGTACAACCAGATGTTCACCATGCACGGCACGATCATGATGTTCTTCTTCGCGACCCCGCTGTTCGCGGGGTTCGCCAACGTCATCATGCCGCTGCAGATCGGCGCCCCCGACGTGGCGTTCCCCCGGCTGAACGCGCTGAGCTTCTGGCTGTTCCTCTTCGGCGCGCTGATCGCCGTCTCCGCCTTCCTGACCAGCGAGGGCGCCGCCAGCTTCGGCTGGACGGGCTACCCGCCGCTGTCCGACGACGTCCGCTCCCCGGAGCTCGGCGGGGACCTGTGGGCGGGCGGGCTGATCATGTCCGGCTTCGGGACGATCATGGGCGCGGTCAACTTCATCACGACGATCATCGGCCTGCGCGCCCCCGGCATGACCATGTTCCGGATGCCGATCTTCACGTGGAACATCCTGTTCACGTCGATCCTGGTCCTGTTGACGTTCCCGGTGCTGGCGGCCGCCATGTTCGGGCTGTGGGCGGACCGCCTCCTCGACTCCCACATCTACGATCCCTCGCACGGCGGCGAGCTGATGTGGCAGCACCTCTTCTGGTTCTTCGGGCATCCCGAGGTCTACATCGTCGCGCTGCCGTTCTTCGGGATCATCACCGAGGTCGTTCCCGTCTTCAGCCGCAAGCCGTTGTTCGGCTACATCGGCATGGTCTTCGCCACCATCACCATCACCGGCCTGTCGATGACGGTGTGGGCGCACCACATGTTCGCCACCGGGCTGGTTCTGCTGCCGTTCTTCTCCTTCCTGTCGTTCCTGATCGCCATCCCGACCGGCATCAAGTTCTTCAACTGGGTGGGGACGATGTGGCGCGGGCAGATCGTGCTGAAGTCCCCGATGGTGTGGGCGCTGGGGTTCCTGGTCACCTTCCTGTTCGGCGGCCTGACCGGCGTGATCCTCGCCTCGCCGCCGCTGGACTTCCAGACCCACGACTCCTACTTCGTCATCGCGCACTTCCACTACGTGCTGTTCGGCACCGTGGTGTTCGCGATGTTCGCCGGGTTCTCCTTCTGGTGGCCCAAGATGACCGGCAAGATGCTGGACGAGCGGCTCTCAATGATCCATTTCGCGATGCTCTTCGTCGGTTTCCACACCACCTTCCTCGTCCAGCACTGGCTCGGCGTCGCCGGCATGCCGCGCCGCTACGCGGACTATCCCGAGGAGTTCGCCACCCTGAACCTGGTGTCGTCCGCGGGGGCCCTGCTGCTGGGGCTGTCGACCTTCCCGTTCCTGTGGAACGTCTGGCGCACCGCCCGCAAGGGCCAGGACGTGAACGTCGACGACCCCTGGGGCTACGGCAACTCCCTGGAATGGGCCACGTCCTGCCCGCCGCCGCGCCACAACTTCACCGCGATCCCGCTCATCCGCTCCGAACGCCCCGCCTTCGACATGCGCTACCCCCGCCTGGGGGCGACGAAGCAGGAGAACATCCCGGCCGGCGAAGGCTGA
- a CDS encoding YqjF family protein — MNDETPGETPHPAAEPVTVTPPRDCSPVVSTQTWQDVVFLHWPYDPEILRHLVPAGSRLDTHEGRTWVGVVALRLTGVRLGGLLRLPYLGDFNEVNVRIYTVGDDGRRSTVFLAMEAERLAVVSAARALLRLPYSWAAVDRHRQGDIVGYRTERRLPGPRGAGIGCTLRLGEAHMPDAAENFFTARWGTHTPWYGTPLYLPFAHEPWPLLTAELLDYSDEGLFAAVGVPAPEGPPASVLYSREVRPRSGPPLPAAGKQAGPG; from the coding sequence ATGAATGACGAAACGCCCGGGGAAACACCGCACCCGGCCGCCGAGCCGGTGACCGTCACCCCGCCCAGGGACTGCTCGCCGGTGGTCTCGACGCAGACCTGGCAGGACGTGGTCTTCCTGCACTGGCCCTACGACCCGGAGATCCTGCGGCATCTCGTCCCGGCCGGGTCGCGGCTCGACACGCATGAGGGGAGGACGTGGGTCGGGGTGGTGGCCCTGCGGCTCACGGGCGTCCGTCTCGGCGGACTCCTGCGGCTGCCCTACCTCGGCGACTTCAACGAGGTCAACGTCCGGATCTACACAGTCGGCGACGACGGCCGGCGCAGCACCGTGTTCCTGGCGATGGAGGCCGAGCGGCTGGCCGTGGTCTCGGCCGCCCGTGCCCTGCTGCGGCTGCCGTACTCGTGGGCCGCCGTGGACCGGCACCGCCAGGGCGACATCGTCGGGTACAGGACCGAACGGCGCCTTCCCGGTCCCAGGGGAGCGGGCATCGGCTGCACCCTCCGGCTGGGGGAGGCGCACATGCCGGACGCCGCCGAGAACTTCTTCACCGCCCGCTGGGGCACCCACACCCCCTGGTACGGGACGCCGCTGTACCTGCCCTTCGCCCACGAGCCGTGGCCGCTGCTGACGGCCGAGCTGCTGGACTACTCCGACGAAGGGCTGTTCGCCGCCGTGGGCGTGCCCGCCCCCGAGGGGCCGCCGGCCAGCGTCCTCTACTCCCGCGAGGTGCGGCCGCGCAGCGGGCCTCCCCTTCCCGCCGCCGGAAAGCAGGCAGGTCCCGGATAG
- a CDS encoding hemerythrin domain-containing protein, whose protein sequence is MRTTPADAETTEDVIDLLRAQHGRIRDLFDEVLHSDGTERRDAFRELVRLLAVHETAEEEIVHPVARRFPGGDGIVDDRLAEEREAKELLAELDGMDTDDPAFLKSVDKLRMDVLTHARAEERYEFDRIRGEFSPQQLRGFAAAVRAAEATAPTHPRPGVESAKKNMLVGPPAALMDRVRDLIRDARDK, encoded by the coding sequence ATGCGCACCACACCCGCCGACGCCGAGACGACCGAGGACGTCATCGACCTGCTCCGCGCACAGCACGGCCGCATCAGGGACCTGTTCGACGAGGTCCTGCACTCCGACGGCACCGAGCGCAGGGACGCGTTCCGCGAGCTGGTCAGGCTGCTCGCCGTCCACGAGACCGCCGAGGAGGAGATCGTCCATCCGGTGGCCCGCCGGTTCCCGGGCGGCGACGGGATCGTGGACGACCGGCTGGCCGAGGAGCGCGAGGCCAAGGAGCTGCTGGCGGAACTGGACGGCATGGACACCGACGACCCGGCGTTCCTCAAGTCCGTCGACAAGCTCCGCATGGACGTGCTGACCCACGCCCGCGCCGAGGAGCGCTACGAGTTCGACCGCATCAGGGGGGAGTTCAGCCCGCAGCAGCTGAGGGGCTTCGCCGCCGCGGTGCGCGCCGCCGAGGCCACCGCCCCCACCCATCCGCGGCCCGGCGTCGAGAGCGCGAAGAAGAACATGCTCGTCGGCCCGCCCGCCGCGCTGATGGACCGCGTCCGCGACCTGATCCGCGACGCCCGCGACAAGTGA